One Punica granatum isolate Tunisia-2019 chromosome 3, ASM765513v2, whole genome shotgun sequence genomic window carries:
- the LOC116200356 gene encoding uncharacterized protein LOC116200356 — MAPPVFDGENYQAWAVKMAAYMEGCDLWEAKENDYEVAPLPENPTMNQIKYHKERTTGKAKSKYEGHEKVRGMEVLNFLREFERQQMDETKTIKEYADRLIDIVNKTRALGTDLKGERIMQKISISLPEKFEATIASL; from the exons ATGGCGCCACCTGTGTTTGATGGAGAGAACTATCAAGCATGGGCAGTGAAGATGGCTGCTTACATGGAAGGGTGTGATCTATGGGAAGCAAAGGAGAATGACTATGAGGTGGCTCCACTTCCTGAGAACCCGACCATGAATCAGATCAAATACCACAAAGAGAGGACAACCGGGAAGGCCAAG TCTAAATATGAAGGACATGAGAAAGTGAGAGGAATGGAAGTGCTAAACTTCTTAAGAGAGTTTGAGAGGCAGCAAATGGATGAGACAAAAACTATAAAGGAGTATGCAGATAGGCTGATTGATATAGTCAACAAGACAAGGGCGCTTGGGACGGATCTAAAGGGTGAAAGAATTATGCAAAAGATATCGATTTCTCTCCCTGAGAAGTTTGAGGCTACTATAGCTTCTCTCTAA